The proteins below come from a single Acidobacteriota bacterium genomic window:
- a CDS encoding response regulator produces the protein MKAKVLVVEDNNAMRNLIATALDQHLAVDVFEAENGFAALKLIPENDFRMILTDINMPDINGLELISFLRQHPVYRDVPILIISTEAAEEDRRRGLAIGATGYLTKPFTEGELIDLVQRHLP, from the coding sequence ATGAAAGCCAAGGTCCTGGTGGTGGAGGACAACAACGCCATGCGGAACCTCATCGCCACGGCGCTGGACCAGCACCTTGCCGTGGACGTCTTTGAGGCCGAAAACGGGTTCGCCGCCCTCAAGCTCATTCCCGAGAACGACTTCCGCATGATCCTGACGGACATCAACATGCCCGACATCAACGGGCTCGAACTGATATCGTTTCTCAGGCAACACCCCGTGTACCGCGACGTCCCCATCCTCATCATTTCCACGGAGGCCGCGGAGGAGGACCGCCGCCGCGGGCTGGCCATCGGGGCCACGGGGTACCTGACCAAGCCCTTCACCGAAGGCGAGCTCATCGACCTCGTCCAGCGGCACCTTCCGTAA